The Saccharothrix variisporea genome has a segment encoding these proteins:
- a CDS encoding FHA domain-containing protein yields MAARLVVVRPASLKGAAFVVAAERAVVGRAGGVDIRIPDRSVSSCHAALVRRGGRVVVEDLGSTNGTAVNGSTVSVARPLRHGDVVGFGGVELRFEESYDGTATGLYEPVREPRGAHFEIPEQRADVINNVGRDQYVLQQRDGFLREIAATRTRATRLIWIGAAMIVGGGAVFAAMILRTMSDLGEALDLPAEPGVMPDFQFDFMGPRVGGMPVGLIGWAVCGIGNVLLIAGIVLHVVATARKRKVDARFPVRHH; encoded by the coding sequence ATGGCGGCTCGGCTCGTGGTGGTGAGGCCCGCCTCGTTGAAGGGGGCGGCGTTCGTCGTGGCCGCCGAGCGGGCCGTGGTCGGGCGGGCCGGTGGGGTGGACATCCGGATCCCCGACCGGTCGGTCAGCTCGTGCCACGCGGCGCTCGTGCGGCGGGGTGGGCGGGTCGTGGTCGAGGACCTCGGGTCCACCAACGGGACCGCCGTCAACGGGAGCACGGTGTCGGTCGCCCGCCCGCTCCGGCACGGTGACGTGGTCGGGTTCGGCGGCGTCGAGCTGCGGTTCGAGGAGTCCTACGACGGCACCGCCACCGGGCTGTACGAGCCGGTCCGCGAACCGCGCGGGGCGCACTTCGAGATCCCCGAGCAGCGCGCGGACGTGATCAACAACGTCGGGCGCGACCAGTACGTCCTGCAGCAGCGGGACGGGTTCCTGCGCGAGATCGCCGCCACCCGCACCCGCGCCACCCGCCTGATCTGGATCGGCGCGGCGATGATCGTGGGCGGAGGCGCTGTGTTCGCCGCGATGATCCTGCGGACGATGAGCGACCTGGGCGAGGCCCTCGACCTGCCGGCCGAGCCCGGCGTCATGCCCGACTTCCAGTTCGACTTCATGGGCCCGCGGGTCGGCGGCATGCCCGTCGGGCTCATCGGCTGGGCGGTCTGCGGGATCGGCAACGTGCTGCTGATCGCGGGGATCGTGCTGCACGTCGTCGCGACCGCGCGCAAGCGCAAGGTGGACGCGCGTTTTCCGGTCCGCCACCACTGA
- a CDS encoding amino acid permease — protein sequence MGLVPLVALSVGATLGTGIFVVLGQAAPVAGPAVAVSFVVAALAALFSALSYAELAGAVPVSGSAYSYTYATLGELVAWVCGWCLLLEYGVSVAAVAVGWSGYLNAFLYATVGWQLPAALSGDVVNLPAAVVVLLATAVLLGGAKESALVTTVTTVLKVAVLLFFVAVAVFGFQQENLTPFAPAGVAGVTGAASLVFFSFIGFDAASTAGEEARNPQKDLPRAIVISLAIVTVVYVLVALTSVGAVGIGVLEGSDASLATVLQHVTGASWPSVVLSAGAVVAIASVVLTVLYGQTRVLVAMSRDGLVPPVFARIGPRRVPTANTLIVGVAVAVLAALVPLGQLAEATSIGTLVAFGLVNVGVIVLRRTRPDLPRGFRTPWVPVVPLLGLAMCVLLVAGLAPVTWLAFGIWSVVGLVVYFAYGRRRSQLAQGE from the coding sequence ATGGGGCTGGTCCCGCTGGTCGCCCTCTCCGTGGGCGCGACGCTGGGCACCGGCATCTTCGTGGTGCTCGGGCAGGCCGCGCCGGTCGCCGGGCCGGCGGTGGCGGTGTCGTTCGTCGTGGCCGCGTTGGCCGCGTTGTTCTCCGCCTTGTCCTACGCCGAACTGGCGGGTGCGGTGCCGGTGTCGGGGTCCGCCTACTCCTACACCTACGCCACGCTGGGCGAGTTGGTGGCGTGGGTGTGCGGGTGGTGCCTGCTGCTGGAGTACGGCGTGTCCGTGGCGGCGGTCGCGGTGGGGTGGAGCGGGTACCTCAACGCGTTCCTGTACGCGACCGTGGGGTGGCAACTGCCGGCCGCGTTGTCCGGGGACGTGGTGAACCTGCCGGCGGCGGTCGTGGTGTTGTTGGCCACGGCGGTGTTGTTGGGTGGGGCGAAGGAGAGTGCGCTCGTCACGACGGTGACGACCGTGTTGAAGGTCGCCGTCCTGTTGTTCTTCGTCGCGGTCGCGGTGTTCGGGTTCCAGCAGGAGAACCTCACGCCGTTCGCGCCGGCCGGGGTCGCGGGCGTGACCGGTGCCGCTTCGCTGGTGTTCTTCTCGTTCATCGGGTTCGACGCCGCTTCGACCGCCGGTGAAGAGGCGCGCAACCCGCAGAAGGACTTGCCGCGGGCGATCGTGATCTCGCTGGCCATCGTGACCGTGGTGTACGTGCTGGTGGCGCTGACGTCCGTGGGCGCGGTCGGGATCGGGGTGCTGGAGGGGTCGGACGCATCGCTGGCCACCGTGCTGCAGCACGTGACCGGGGCGTCGTGGCCGTCGGTCGTGCTGTCGGCGGGTGCGGTGGTCGCCATCGCGTCCGTCGTGTTGACCGTCCTCTATGGACAGACGCGGGTGCTGGTGGCGATGTCCCGGGACGGGCTCGTGCCGCCGGTGTTCGCCCGGATCGGACCGCGCCGGGTGCCCACCGCGAACACGCTCATCGTCGGCGTGGCGGTCGCGGTGCTCGCCGCACTGGTGCCGCTCGGGCAGCTCGCGGAGGCCACGAGCATCGGCACGCTGGTGGCGTTCGGCCTGGTCAACGTGGGTGTCATCGTGCTGCGGCGGACCCGGCCCGACCTGCCGCGCGGTTTCCGCACGCCGTGGGTGCCGGTGGTGCCGCTGCTGGGGCTGGCGATGTGCGTGCTGCTCGTCGCGGGGCTCGCGCCGGTGACCTGGTTGGCGTTCGGGATCTGGTCCGTGGTGGGGTTGGTGGTGTACTTCGCCTACGGGCGCAGGCGCTCGCAGCTGGCACAGGGAGAGTGA
- a CDS encoding GNAT family N-acetyltransferase — MTGVEELLSADVLAFADDLADLLVDAVDGGASVGFLAPLPHGRAAAWWKSRAAAVANGVLSVWVARVDGRIAGTVQVASVTTPNGTHRAEVLKLLVHRDFRGRGLGRDLLATAEKGAAAHGASLLVLDTQTGSPAEGLYRSAGWTEAGVIPDYAADPSGVLRPTTLFYKRV; from the coding sequence GTGACCGGGGTCGAGGAGCTGCTGTCCGCCGACGTCCTGGCCTTCGCCGACGACCTGGCGGACCTGCTGGTGGACGCGGTGGACGGCGGCGCGTCCGTGGGCTTCCTGGCTCCCCTGCCGCACGGTCGGGCCGCGGCGTGGTGGAAGTCGCGGGCGGCGGCCGTGGCCAACGGGGTGCTGTCGGTGTGGGTGGCCCGCGTGGACGGCCGGATCGCCGGCACCGTGCAGGTGGCGTCGGTGACGACCCCCAACGGCACCCACCGCGCCGAGGTGCTGAAACTGCTGGTGCACCGCGACTTCCGGGGCCGGGGCCTGGGCCGTGACCTGCTGGCGACCGCCGAGAAGGGCGCGGCGGCGCACGGGGCGTCCCTGCTGGTGCTGGACACCCAGACCGGGTCGCCCGCCGAGGGGCTGTACCGGTCGGCGGGGTGGACGGAGGCGGGCGTGATCCCGGACTACGCCGCCGACCCGAGCGGGGTGCTGCGGCCGACGACGCTGTTCTACAAGAGGGTCTGA
- the nucS gene encoding endonuclease NucS, translating to MRLVIARCQVDYVGRLTAHLPMAQRLLLIKADGSVSIHSDDRAFKPLNWMSPPCWLIEDPDMWVVQNKAGEKLIITLAEVLHDSKHELGPEPGLVKDGVEADLQKLLAEHVTTLGEGWTLVRREYPTAIGPVDLMCRDETGASVAVEIKRRGEIDGVEQLTRYLDLLNRDPLLAPVRGVFAAQQIKPQARTLAEDRGIRCVVLDYDALRGIEPDEFRLF from the coding sequence GTGCGCCTCGTCATCGCTCGCTGCCAGGTCGACTACGTCGGACGCCTCACGGCCCATCTGCCGATGGCCCAGCGCCTGCTGCTGATCAAGGCGGACGGCTCGGTGTCCATCCACTCCGACGACCGGGCGTTCAAGCCGCTGAACTGGATGAGCCCGCCGTGCTGGCTCATCGAGGACCCGGACATGTGGGTCGTGCAGAACAAGGCGGGCGAGAAGCTGATCATCACCCTGGCCGAGGTCCTCCACGACTCGAAGCACGAGCTGGGCCCCGAACCGGGCCTGGTGAAGGACGGCGTCGAAGCGGACCTGCAAAAACTCCTGGCCGAACACGTGACGACCCTCGGCGAGGGCTGGACCCTGGTCCGCCGCGAGTACCCCACGGCCATCGGCCCGGTCGACCTGATGTGCCGCGACGAGACCGGCGCGTCGGTGGCGGTCGAGATCAAGCGCCGCGGCGAGATCGACGGCGTCGAGCAGCTGACCCGCTACCTGGACCTGCTCAACCGCGACCCGCTGCTCGCCCCGGTGCGCGGCGTGTTCGCGGCGCAACAGATCAAGCCCCAGGCGCGGACGCTCGCCGAGGACCGCGGCATCCGGTGCGTGGTGCTGGACTACGACGCATTGCGCGGCATCGAACCGGACGAGTTCCGCCTGTTCTGA
- a CDS encoding sodium:solute symporter family protein, producing MPVLAEADLRLDAGPLDYALLAVYFAFVLGIGFLARRSVSSSLDFLLSGRSLPAWVTGLAFISANLGAIELLGMAANGAQYGMATVHYYWIGAIPAMVFLGLVMMPFYYGSKVRSVPEFLRRRFGKGAHLVNAISFAAAQVLIAGVNLYALAFLLNLMLGWPIPLSVVIAAAIVLTYTTLGGLSAAIYNEVLQFFVIVAALLPLTIVGLHKVGGWQGLVDKVTGGPGGAEQLSAWPATELTGIQNPVLSVIGIVFGLGFVLSFGYWTTNFAEVQRALSAKSMSAARRTPIIGAYPKALIPFVIIIPGIIAAVVVPELAALKSGGDSGGIVYNNALPALIGELLPNGMLGIAITGLLASFMAGVAANVSSFNTVFTYDLWQDYIRKDRPDEYYLRIGRLATIGGTLVAIGTAFLAAGYGNIMDYIQALFSFFNAPLFATFILGMFWKRMSAAAGWSGLVAGTLAAVVVFVLAETGAVDLPGQGASFVGAGAAFVVDIVVSVAVTMATRPVPEKQLVGLVWSLTPKEDRRHSATGEDAGWYRSPVLLGVGVLVLTVVLNIVFG from the coding sequence GTGCCCGTGCTCGCTGAGGCAGACCTCCGGCTCGACGCCGGTCCGCTCGACTACGCGCTGCTCGCGGTCTACTTCGCGTTCGTGCTGGGCATCGGCTTCCTGGCCCGCCGCTCGGTGTCCTCCAGCCTGGACTTCCTGCTCTCCGGCCGCTCCCTGCCCGCGTGGGTCACCGGCCTGGCCTTCATCTCCGCCAACCTCGGCGCGATCGAGCTGCTCGGCATGGCGGCCAACGGCGCGCAGTACGGCATGGCGACCGTGCACTACTACTGGATCGGCGCGATCCCGGCCATGGTGTTCCTCGGCCTGGTGATGATGCCCTTCTACTACGGCTCGAAGGTCCGCAGCGTCCCGGAGTTCCTGCGCCGCCGCTTCGGCAAGGGCGCGCACCTGGTCAACGCCATCAGCTTCGCCGCCGCCCAGGTGCTCATCGCGGGCGTCAACCTGTACGCGCTGGCCTTCCTGCTCAACCTCATGCTCGGCTGGCCGATCCCGCTGTCCGTCGTGATCGCGGCGGCGATCGTGCTCACCTACACCACCCTGGGTGGCCTGTCCGCCGCCATCTACAACGAGGTGCTCCAGTTCTTCGTGATCGTCGCCGCGCTGCTGCCGCTGACGATCGTCGGCCTGCACAAGGTCGGCGGCTGGCAGGGCTTGGTGGACAAGGTCACCGGCGGACCGGGCGGGGCCGAGCAGCTCTCCGCGTGGCCCGCGACCGAGCTGACCGGCATCCAGAACCCGGTGCTCAGCGTCATCGGCATCGTGTTCGGCCTGGGCTTCGTGCTCTCGTTCGGCTACTGGACGACCAACTTCGCCGAGGTGCAGCGCGCGCTGTCGGCCAAGAGCATGTCCGCCGCCAGGCGCACGCCGATCATCGGCGCGTACCCCAAGGCGCTCATCCCGTTCGTGATCATCATCCCGGGCATCATCGCGGCGGTCGTGGTGCCGGAACTGGCCGCGCTGAAGTCCGGCGGGGACAGCGGCGGCATCGTCTACAACAACGCCCTGCCCGCGCTGATCGGCGAACTGCTGCCCAACGGCATGCTCGGCATCGCCATCACGGGTCTGCTGGCGTCGTTCATGGCCGGCGTGGCGGCCAACGTGTCCTCGTTCAACACGGTCTTCACCTACGACCTCTGGCAGGACTACATCCGCAAGGACCGGCCCGACGAGTACTACCTGCGGATCGGCCGGCTGGCCACCATCGGCGGCACGCTGGTCGCCATCGGCACCGCGTTCCTGGCCGCCGGCTACGGCAACATCATGGACTACATCCAGGCGCTGTTCTCGTTCTTCAACGCGCCGCTGTTCGCCACGTTCATCCTGGGCATGTTCTGGAAGCGCATGTCCGCCGCCGCCGGCTGGTCCGGCCTGGTCGCGGGCACGCTCGCCGCCGTCGTCGTGTTCGTGCTCGCCGAGACCGGCGCGGTGGACCTGCCGGGCCAGGGCGCGAGCTTCGTCGGCGCGGGCGCGGCGTTCGTGGTGGACATCGTGGTCAGCGTCGCGGTCACGATGGCGACGCGGCCGGTGCCGGAGAAGCAGTTGGTCGGGCTGGTGTGGAGCCTCACGCCCAAGGAGGACCGGCGGCACTCCGCGACCGGCGAAGACGCCGGCTGGTACCGCTCGCCCGTGCTGCTGGGCGTCGGGGTGCTGGTGCTGACCGTCGTCCTCAACATCGTCTTCGGCTGA
- a CDS encoding NUDIX domain-containing protein — translation METLGSREVYANPWMTVREDPIRRADGTTGIYGVVDKPDYALVIPLDGERLRLVEQYRYPLGMRRWEFPQGTAPERADTDPLALAERELREETGLRAGKLVELGLLDVAPGMSSQRGRVFLATELTEGFHEREPEEQDMRSAWFPRAEFEAMVARGDITDAQSIAAYTLLLLHEHAQP, via the coding sequence GTGGAGACCCTCGGATCACGCGAGGTGTACGCGAACCCGTGGATGACGGTCCGCGAGGACCCGATCCGGCGCGCCGACGGCACGACCGGCATCTACGGCGTGGTGGACAAGCCGGACTACGCGCTGGTCATCCCGCTGGACGGGGAACGGCTGCGGCTGGTCGAGCAGTACCGCTACCCGCTGGGCATGCGGCGCTGGGAGTTCCCCCAGGGCACCGCCCCGGAACGCGCCGACACCGACCCGCTCGCGCTGGCCGAGCGCGAGCTGCGCGAGGAGACCGGGCTGCGCGCCGGGAAGCTGGTCGAACTGGGGCTGCTGGACGTGGCGCCGGGCATGTCCAGCCAGCGCGGCCGGGTGTTCCTGGCCACCGAGCTGACCGAGGGCTTCCACGAGCGGGAGCCCGAGGAGCAGGACATGCGCTCGGCGTGGTTCCCGCGGGCGGAGTTCGAGGCGATGGTGGCGCGCGGCGACATCACCGACGCCCAGTCGATCGCCGCCTACACCCTGCTCCTGCTGCACGAGCACGCCCAGCCGTGA